CCCGGCGCAAATCTAAATGTCGGTATCAGGCCGCGTCGCTGCGCGGCATGAAGAGTTCGGAAAGCCAGCGGCGCGGATCGAACTTCTCGCGTCCGGCGCGCAGGCTTGGTGCGTGGCGCTTCATTTGGCTGTAGAGCCCGCGCCCGCTGCTGTGGCGACGCAGTGCTTGCGTTCGCAGGCCTTCGGCGGCCTGCTCGAAACTCATGGTGATCGGGGCGTCAATGGCGCAAGCGTAGCGGCGTGTGCCGCCGTTCGAGCGGACGGATACCAGCGCTTCGAAGGATTGCGTTGCTGCGTTGTAGATCACGTTGTCCAGTTGTACCTGTGTCATGTTCTAACCTCATGGCCCCGCTGGTTTTTCTATGGGGCGACTGCTTGTTGTGTTTATTTGATCACTAACTTCAGAAATAAAACGCCCAAAGGGGAAAAATGTTTCGTCGAAAACGCTGAATCATGTGCCTCCGGTAAAAAATGATACAAATCAATAACTTAATATAGGTGGATTTTTGCCTACCGAATTGAAGCCTCCCGCATTGCGGGTATTTTCGCCACTTCTGCGACTTCCGCGCGCTTCATCCGGACAGGCACGCGCCGCAAAAAATCGTCGCATCGGACGGTAGAATGGTCAGAGCAGCCTCTTGATTGGATGTGGCCCAGTTCCCAAATCCTCTGCAGAGGTCCACGACAGGATGACATGCCGCCGGGCGGGTGTTGCGAAGGTGGACGCTTTTCAAAAGGAGAAGACCATGGACTTGAACAAGTTCACGGAGCGG
Above is a genomic segment from Sulfitobacter sp. HNIBRBA3233 containing:
- a CDS encoding orotidine 5-phosphate decarboxylase, which encodes MTQVQLDNVIYNAATQSFEALVSVRSNGGTRRYACAIDAPITMSFEQAAEGLRTQALRRHSSGRGLYSQMKRHAPSLRAGREKFDPRRWLSELFMPRSDAA